The Streptomyces sp. NBC_00454 DNA segment GGCTGGGGTACGGGCGCCGGCGCGACCCAAAACAGTGCCGTCGAGCCGAACGGGAGCAGTGCAATTCTCGCGTGGCCCGTGAGCATGCGGCAACGAGCAATTGACGCCGCCGACCGGAATTCGCCGGTATGCCGTTCATATCCTTGCCCCGCCACACCGTCCATGACTCATCCGGCACCGGCGGAACCGCCGGCACCAGCGGAAACACCTCGCTGCCCATCAGTTTCGCGGCGGGTTCCGCAGGCGCGGCCAGGGGCCGGTGGAGGCCGCGCGAGATCGTCCGGAAGCCGACGGGAGTTCCCCGGCGGCCGAAAGACCGCCGAATCGTGTCCACGCCGGCGATTACGGTGCGTGAGCTGGCCGATTGTCATAGCCATCGGGTTGCATGGGGGCATGGACACCCTGGAGCTCCGCACCGAAGCCGACACCATCCTCGCCGAGCTCGTCGGCGACCCCGGGGGCTCGGCTCGGCTGCGGGAGGACCAGTGGCAGGCGGTGTCGGCGCTGGTCGAGGAGCGCCGACGGGCCCTGGTGGTGCAGCGCACGGGCTGGGGCAAGTCGGCGGTGTACTTCGTCGCCACCGCCCTGCTGCGCCGGCGCGGCGCCGGCCCCACCGTGATCATCTCGCCGCTGCTCGCGCTGATGCGCAACCAGGTCGAGGCGGCGGCCCGGGCGGGCATCCAGGCGCGCACCATCAACTCCGCCAACCCGGAGGAGTGGGACACGATCTACGGGGAGGTCGAGCGCGGCGAGACCGACGTCCTCCTCGTCAGCCCGGAGCGCCTCAATTCCGTGGACTTCCGCGAGCAGGTGCTGCCCAAGCTCGCGGCCACGACCGGCCTGCTGGTCGTCGACGAGGCGCACTGCATCTCCGACTGGGGCCACGACTTCCGCCCCGACTACCGCCGGCTGCGGGCGATGCTCGCCGAGCTCGCCCCCGGTGTGCCGGTGCTGGCCACCACGGCGACCGCGAACGCGCGGGTCACGGCGGACGTGGCCGAGCAGCTGGGCACCGGTGCCGGTGAGGCGCTGGTGCTGCGCGGCACCCTGGAGCGGGAGAGCCTGCGGCTGGGCGTGGTCCGGCTGCCCGACGCGGCGCACCGCCTGGGCTGGCTCGCCGAGCACCTGGACGGGCTGCAGGGCTCCGGGATCATCTACACGCTGACGGTGGCCGCGGCCGAGGAGGCCGCCGCGTTCCTGCGCCAGCGCGGCTTCAAGGTGGCCTCGTACACCGGGAAGACCGAGAACGCCGACCGCCTGCAGGCCGAGGTCGACCTGCAGGAGAACCGGGTCAAGGCGCTGGTGGCGACTTCCGCGCTCGGCATGGGCTTCGACAAGCCGGACCTCGGCTTCGTGATCCACCTCGGCTCGCCGTCCTCGCCGATCGCCTACTACCAGCAGGTCGGCCGAGCCGGCCGTGGCGTCGAGCACGCCGACGTCCTGCTGCTCCCGGGCCAGGAGGACGAGGCGATCTGGCGCTACTTCGCCGATACCGCCTTCCCGCCCGAGGCCCAGGTCCGCCAGACCCTGGCGGCCCTGGCCGATGCCGGACGGCCCCTGTCGGTTCCGTCCCTCGAGGCGGCGGTGGACCTGCGGCGCACCCGGCTGGAGACGATGCTCAAGGTCCTCGACGTGGACGGGGCGGTCAAGCGGGTGAAGGGCGGCTGGACCTCCACCGGCCGGGAATGGGCGTACGACTCGGAGCGGTACGCCTGGGTGGCCCGGCAGCGGGCCGCCGAACAGCAGGCCATGCGCGACTACGTGAGCACCTCCGCGTGCCGGATGGAGTTCCTGCGCCTCCAGCTGGACGACGAGGGCGCGACGGCGTGCGGTCGCTGCGACAACTGCGCGGGCACCTGGGCCGATGCCTCCGTCTCGGCGGAGACGCTGACGGGGGCGGCGAAGGAACTGGACCGTCCGGGGGTGGAGATCGAACCGCGCCGCATGTGGCCGACGGGGATGTCCGCGCTCGGCATCGACCTCAAGGGCCGCATCCCGCTCAAGGAGCAGTGCTCCACCGGGCGCGCCCTGGGCCGGCTCTCCGACATCGGCTGGGGCAACCGGCTGCGGCCGCTGCTGGCCGACGGCGCACCCGACGGTCCGGTCCCCGAAGAGGTCCTGCAGGCCGCGGTGGCGGTCATCGCCGACTGGGCGCGCTCCCCGGGCGGCTGGGCACCGAACGTCCCTGACGCCTCCCCGCGGCCCGTGGGAATCGTCGCCGTCCCCTCGCTGACCCGCCCACAGCTGGTCGGATCCCTGGCCCAGGGCATCGCGACCATCGGCCGCCTCCCGTTCCTGGGCACGCTGACGTACACCGGGCCGGAGGGCGCGCACCCGGCACGCCGCAGCAACTCCGCCCAGCGCCTGCGCACGCTCTCCGGGACCTTCGCCGTCCCCGACGAGCTGGCCGCCGCCCTGGCGGGCTCGCCCGGCCCCGTCCTGCTCGTGGACGACTGCACCGAATCCGGCTGGACCCTGGCGGTCGCCGCCCGCCTGCTCCGCCGGGCGGGCGCCGAACGGGTGCTTCCGCTGGTGCTGGCCGCGGGCGGCTGAGGGGAACGGGGCTGCGGCGGCCGCGATGTGCGGTTGCCGTGGCCTGAGGTGGGCGCGGGCTGAGGTGGCTGCGGGCTGGGGTTGCCGTCGGCTGAGGTGGCCGAAGGCCTGGGTTTCCGTGGCCTGAGGTGGCACCTCATGCGGTGGTACGGCCCGAGGTGGGGGTTATCCACAGGGGTTTCCGGATTCGGCCGGACACGGGACCTTCGGTTCATGACGAACAGCCACGAAGCACACAGCCCGTCCGGCCGGTCTGCGACCAGCCCGTCCGGAACCACCGACGTAGCCCCGATCACCCTGCGCAGCCCGGCCGAACTGTCCGACGCGCTGCCCTACATGCTCGGCTTCCACCCGACCGACTCCCTCGTGATGGTCGCCGTCCACGGAGAGGGCGGAC contains these protein-coding regions:
- a CDS encoding RecQ family ATP-dependent DNA helicase; translation: MDTLELRTEADTILAELVGDPGGSARLREDQWQAVSALVEERRRALVVQRTGWGKSAVYFVATALLRRRGAGPTVIISPLLALMRNQVEAAARAGIQARTINSANPEEWDTIYGEVERGETDVLLVSPERLNSVDFREQVLPKLAATTGLLVVDEAHCISDWGHDFRPDYRRLRAMLAELAPGVPVLATTATANARVTADVAEQLGTGAGEALVLRGTLERESLRLGVVRLPDAAHRLGWLAEHLDGLQGSGIIYTLTVAAAEEAAAFLRQRGFKVASYTGKTENADRLQAEVDLQENRVKALVATSALGMGFDKPDLGFVIHLGSPSSPIAYYQQVGRAGRGVEHADVLLLPGQEDEAIWRYFADTAFPPEAQVRQTLAALADAGRPLSVPSLEAAVDLRRTRLETMLKVLDVDGAVKRVKGGWTSTGREWAYDSERYAWVARQRAAEQQAMRDYVSTSACRMEFLRLQLDDEGATACGRCDNCAGTWADASVSAETLTGAAKELDRPGVEIEPRRMWPTGMSALGIDLKGRIPLKEQCSTGRALGRLSDIGWGNRLRPLLADGAPDGPVPEEVLQAAVAVIADWARSPGGWAPNVPDASPRPVGIVAVPSLTRPQLVGSLAQGIATIGRLPFLGTLTYTGPEGAHPARRSNSAQRLRTLSGTFAVPDELAAALAGSPGPVLLVDDCTESGWTLAVAARLLRRAGAERVLPLVLAAGG